Proteins co-encoded in one Streptomyces roseochromogenus subsp. oscitans DS 12.976 genomic window:
- a CDS encoding prolyl oligopeptidase family serine peptidase, translating to MLPETTSVHPPAARENLVETVHGRPVADPYRWLEDLTSDASRAWAEAQDTLFAAHRTAWPDRDAWDERLKALSVTRRVSAPVWRGGRHFTERHLPGRDQAVLYATGADGTERFVVDAGTLAPQGRVRLAGWRPSWEGDLVACQFAVDGADITRLVVYAADGGGAVDEPVEGLRHSPVAWLPGGQAFYYVGPAAEGPDGMLRVKLHRLGRPAGEDEEVFGEQADGFAYFGLTITPDGDRLVVSVARGIAHHNDLWLAETPVNDPARPTWQRLVDGTETKALASIRLHRDGGGRLHTDRGAPRGRILVTDRTAARGDGWRELVPQDPDAALDDSVLLDGLALAEPLLLVCWSRAATSRITVHRAADGKRIGEVPLPGSGTVRALRGRPEGGHEAWFTYTDFGKPPAVFVFDAVSGRVAPWPGRGAPPGPRASVEPTGAPGSTAELLTSQVRYEADDGTPILLFLLSRADQPLNPPAGPPRPALLTAYGGFGVPMRPAHTPSARAWAQAGGVYAVACVRGGGEHGNAWHAAGRGAAKSRAVDDLNDAARYLIDRGITAPDRLAATGQSNGGLLVTAALTRRPDLYAAVAAIGPLCDMARYERFGIGHTWTAEYGTAVDPGQLDALLAYSPYHQVRPGSRYPAVLLCGADTDQRTGAQHVRKMCAALQHATASPAPVLMRRTTTGGHAHASAGTAHDLTADVTAFLAHHTGLPAPTSATADGSPR from the coding sequence GTGTTGCCAGAGACCACCAGCGTCCACCCGCCCGCCGCCCGCGAGAACCTCGTCGAGACGGTGCACGGGCGGCCGGTTGCCGACCCTTACCGGTGGCTGGAGGACCTGACCAGCGACGCCTCGCGCGCGTGGGCCGAGGCCCAGGACACCCTGTTCGCCGCGCACCGGACGGCCTGGCCGGACCGGGACGCATGGGACGAGCGGCTGAAGGCCCTGTCGGTGACCCGTCGGGTGTCCGCGCCGGTCTGGCGCGGCGGACGGCACTTCACCGAACGGCATCTGCCCGGCCGCGACCAGGCCGTGCTGTACGCCACCGGGGCGGACGGCACCGAGCGGTTCGTGGTGGACGCGGGCACACTGGCGCCGCAGGGCCGGGTACGGCTGGCCGGGTGGCGGCCCTCCTGGGAAGGCGACCTGGTGGCCTGTCAGTTCGCGGTGGACGGGGCCGACATCACCCGGCTGGTGGTGTACGCGGCCGACGGCGGGGGAGCCGTCGATGAGCCCGTGGAGGGGCTGCGGCACTCGCCGGTGGCATGGCTGCCCGGCGGGCAGGCCTTCTACTACGTGGGCCCCGCGGCCGAGGGGCCGGACGGCATGCTGCGGGTCAAACTGCACCGCCTGGGGCGGCCCGCCGGGGAGGATGAGGAGGTGTTCGGTGAACAGGCCGACGGATTCGCGTACTTCGGGCTGACCATCACGCCCGACGGCGATCGGCTGGTCGTCTCCGTGGCCCGCGGAATCGCCCATCACAACGACCTGTGGCTGGCCGAGACCCCGGTGAACGACCCCGCGCGGCCGACGTGGCAGCGCTTGGTGGACGGCACGGAGACCAAGGCGCTCGCCTCGATCCGGCTGCACCGGGACGGCGGCGGACGCCTCCACACCGACCGGGGCGCGCCCCGCGGGAGGATCCTCGTCACGGACCGCACAGCGGCGCGCGGTGACGGCTGGCGGGAACTGGTACCGCAGGACCCGGACGCCGCTCTCGACGACAGTGTCCTGCTGGACGGGCTCGCTCTCGCGGAACCACTGCTGCTGGTGTGCTGGAGTCGGGCTGCCACCAGCCGGATCACCGTGCACCGGGCCGCGGACGGGAAACGCATCGGGGAGGTCCCGCTGCCCGGCAGCGGAACGGTCCGGGCGCTGCGGGGGCGTCCCGAAGGCGGCCACGAGGCGTGGTTCACGTACACCGACTTCGGCAAGCCACCGGCTGTCTTCGTCTTCGACGCGGTCAGCGGGCGGGTCGCACCGTGGCCCGGGCGCGGTGCGCCCCCCGGGCCCCGGGCGTCCGTGGAGCCGACCGGGGCACCCGGCTCCACGGCGGAGCTGCTCACCAGTCAGGTCCGGTACGAGGCCGACGACGGCACGCCGATCCTGCTCTTCCTCCTCAGCCGCGCCGACCAGCCGCTCAACCCGCCCGCCGGGCCGCCCCGGCCCGCCCTGCTCACCGCCTACGGCGGCTTCGGCGTCCCGATGCGCCCCGCCCACACCCCTTCCGCGCGAGCCTGGGCCCAAGCCGGCGGCGTGTACGCGGTGGCCTGCGTACGGGGCGGCGGCGAGCACGGCAACGCCTGGCACGCCGCCGGTCGTGGCGCCGCCAAGTCCCGTGCCGTGGACGACCTCAACGACGCCGCCCGGTATCTGATCGACCGGGGCATCACCGCGCCGGACCGGCTGGCCGCGACCGGCCAGTCCAACGGCGGACTGCTGGTGACCGCCGCCCTGACCCGCCGCCCTGATCTGTACGCCGCCGTCGCCGCCATCGGGCCACTGTGCGACATGGCCCGCTACGAGCGCTTCGGCATCGGTCACACCTGGACAGCGGAGTACGGGACCGCCGTCGACCCCGGGCAGCTCGACGCACTCCTCGCCTACTCGCCGTATCACCAGGTACGTCCCGGCAGCCGCTACCCGGCCGTCCTGCTCTGCGGCGCCGACACCGACCAGCGCACCGGAGCCCAGCACGTGCGCAAGATGTGCGCGGCGTTGCAGCACGCCACAGCCTCCCCCGCTCCGGTCCTCATGCGCCGTACCACGACCGGCGGACACGCACACGCGTCAGCAGGAACGGCACACGATCTCACCGCAGACGTCACCGCCTTCCTCGCCCACCACACCGGACTGCCCGCGCCGACGTCCGCGACCGCCGACGGATCGCCGCGTTGA